From Chryseobacterium gallinarum, one genomic window encodes:
- the porL gene encoding type IX secretion system motor protein PorL/GldL, protein MFKTKDAWMNFFYSFGAAIVILGAWLKITHITLGPINGNIALTVGLITEAIIFIIFAFDPPKTEESYAWENVYPELLDKHANPNPLHSNVTTKNAGAQFAELENSLSNKLDKMLADAKLDVQLFERLRTGIDKFSNSVDQINQTVDVSASTHKYNDQLNKAAQHMESMNALYAMQLENGKKQSEFAAKYVADMQKSAEQSEKFNQELQGLTSNLNSLNRVYGGMLTAMKS, encoded by the coding sequence ATGTTTAAGACTAAAGATGCTTGGATGAATTTCTTCTATTCATTCGGTGCTGCAATTGTAATTCTTGGAGCTTGGCTTAAAATTACTCACATTACCTTGGGACCCATTAACGGTAATATAGCTCTTACTGTAGGGCTTATTACAGAGGCGATTATCTTTATCATTTTTGCATTTGACCCTCCAAAAACTGAAGAGTCTTATGCATGGGAAAATGTTTATCCTGAATTATTAGATAAACATGCTAACCCAAATCCATTACACTCTAATGTAACAACCAAGAACGCAGGTGCTCAATTTGCTGAGTTAGAAAATTCCCTTTCCAATAAATTGGACAAAATGCTTGCTGATGCTAAATTGGACGTTCAATTATTTGAAAGATTAAGAACAGGAATTGATAAATTCTCAAACTCTGTAGATCAAATCAACCAAACAGTTGACGTATCTGCTTCTACTCATAAATATAATGACCAGTTAAACAAAGCTGCTCAACATATGGAAAGTATGAATGCTTTATATGCGATGCAGCTTGAGAACGGTAAAAAGCAATCTGAATTTGCTGCTAAATATGTGGCTGATATGCAGAAATCTGCAGAACAGTCTGAAAAATTCAATCAAGAGTTACAAGGTTTAACATCTAATCTGAACAGTCTAAATAGAGTTTATGGTGGTATGCTAACTGCTATGAAATCTTAA
- the porK gene encoding T9SS ring complex lipoprotein PorK/GldK, which yields MKRIFLLLLSASVASVSCSGGGSSSVGKPGTKGELIPREKTKSFVAERPYGMVAIPAGSFVAGLADQDPTNTPEKASLKTVTVSSFFMDEAETTNAEYRVFINYVRDSIARTLLAEAAGEGGDEGGRRGASIGDYAYLAKKEENLTPYQEYMEGQGGREDGGYDASKRLDWKIPLHWSTSKYPDVEYAEVLESMYLPASSRLGNERILDVSKLKYTYRWGDMDAALADNERGVNYLKSESIAIYPDTTVWVKDFHFAYNEPLFEQYFWHKAYKNYPVVGVTWDQARAYCNFRTKLKSDYNESLKRKKQKPMIFRLPTEIEWEYAAKGGMQNATYPWGGPYLMDDRGCYLANFKPKRGNYMEDEKKGTYTYTAPVKKFKKNGYGLFDMAGNVSEWTESAYNNSSYGFSSTLNPSTKDKKDTKKSVRGGSWKDIGYALMTGARDWERKDSARSYIGFRTVQDIPEAAVKPRRVNR from the coding sequence ATGAAAAGGATATTTCTTTTATTATTGTCTGCGTCAGTAGCATCGGTATCTTGTTCAGGTGGTGGCAGCTCTTCTGTAGGGAAGCCAGGAACAAAAGGAGAATTGATACCAAGAGAAAAAACGAAATCATTTGTTGCGGAAAGACCATACGGAATGGTTGCAATTCCTGCAGGTTCATTTGTTGCTGGTTTAGCAGATCAGGATCCAACAAATACACCTGAAAAAGCATCATTGAAGACAGTTACTGTTTCTTCTTTCTTCATGGATGAAGCAGAGACTACTAATGCAGAATACAGGGTATTTATCAACTATGTAAGAGATTCTATCGCAAGAACCTTACTCGCTGAAGCTGCCGGAGAAGGTGGTGACGAAGGTGGGCGTAGAGGGGCAAGCATAGGAGATTATGCATACCTTGCTAAAAAAGAAGAAAACTTAACACCTTATCAAGAATATATGGAAGGCCAGGGTGGCCGGGAAGACGGAGGATATGATGCAAGCAAAAGATTAGACTGGAAGATTCCTTTACACTGGAGTACCTCAAAATATCCGGATGTAGAATATGCTGAAGTGCTGGAATCTATGTATCTTCCTGCTTCTTCAAGATTAGGAAACGAAAGAATTTTAGATGTAAGTAAGCTTAAATATACATACCGTTGGGGAGATATGGATGCTGCACTTGCTGATAACGAAAGAGGGGTTAATTATTTAAAGAGTGAAAGTATTGCAATTTATCCTGACACTACTGTGTGGGTAAAAGATTTTCACTTTGCTTATAACGAACCATTATTTGAACAATATTTCTGGCATAAAGCTTACAAAAACTACCCGGTAGTCGGAGTAACCTGGGACCAGGCAAGAGCTTATTGTAACTTCAGAACCAAATTAAAATCTGATTACAACGAAAGCTTAAAAAGAAAAAAACAAAAACCAATGATTTTCCGACTTCCTACGGAAATCGAATGGGAATATGCCGCAAAAGGAGGAATGCAAAATGCTACTTACCCTTGGGGAGGTCCATATTTAATGGATGACAGAGGTTGCTATCTGGCTAACTTCAAGCCTAAGCGAGGTAATTACATGGAAGACGAGAAAAAAGGTACTTATACATATACAGCTCCAGTTAAGAAATTTAAGAAAAATGGATATGGGTTATTTGATATGGCTGGAAACGTTTCTGAATGGACAGAATCTGCATACAACAATTCTTCATATGGATTCTCTTCTACATTAAATCCTTCTACAAAAGATAAAAAGGATACTAAAAAATCTGTAAGAGGTGGATCTTGGAAAGATATAGGATATGCATTGATGACAGGAGCGAGAGATTGGGAAAGAAAAGACTCAGCAAGAAGCTATATCGGATTTAGAACTGTACAGGATATTCCTGAAGCAGCTGTTAAACCAAGAAGAGTTAACAGATAA
- a CDS encoding NAD(P)/FAD-dependent oxidoreductase, with amino-acid sequence MRNVDYIIVGDGYAGLFFAHQLIKNNKSFVMYSEGKKSASQVSAGIINPVVLKKFTTFWKAQEQIDFLKETLDEIKLYTDKDFLINAPIHRIFHDENEQQLWLKKSGNTELSGFLDKNFIHIDVVKNDFLTGKVNQSARLDVNGFFMGLLSYFEKNDYLIKEKFDYRQLDPSGSTYKDIHFKNVIFCEGMGVKDNPYFSHIEVNPNKGHHIKVKLSEPIPENRTIKKKHFLFPTGNGLYFYGGTYDRDQLHHHIDQSAVDQLINGLSEFYPYDFEIAEVHFGFRPTVKDRRPIIGRHNAFGNLYVFNGLGARGILNGCYFSRDLYRFIEEEIPLHTEVSLNRFSNKP; translated from the coding sequence ATGAGAAATGTAGATTATATCATTGTGGGAGATGGGTACGCAGGACTTTTTTTTGCTCATCAGTTGATTAAGAACAATAAGTCTTTTGTTATGTACTCTGAAGGAAAGAAGAGTGCTTCTCAGGTATCAGCCGGAATTATTAACCCGGTTGTTTTAAAGAAATTTACAACATTCTGGAAGGCGCAGGAACAAATTGATTTTCTTAAGGAGACTCTGGATGAGATAAAATTATATACAGATAAAGATTTCCTGATCAATGCTCCGATTCATAGAATTTTCCATGATGAGAATGAACAACAACTCTGGCTTAAAAAATCCGGAAATACAGAATTGTCGGGTTTTCTTGACAAAAATTTCATTCATATAGATGTGGTAAAAAATGATTTTCTTACGGGAAAGGTAAATCAGTCTGCCAGGCTTGATGTTAATGGATTTTTCATGGGTTTACTCAGTTATTTTGAAAAAAATGATTATTTAATAAAAGAAAAATTCGATTATAGACAGTTGGATCCTTCCGGGTCCACATATAAAGATATCCATTTTAAAAATGTAATCTTTTGTGAAGGAATGGGAGTGAAAGATAATCCTTATTTTTCCCATATTGAAGTGAATCCTAATAAAGGACATCACATTAAAGTTAAACTTTCTGAGCCTATTCCGGAAAACAGGACGATTAAAAAGAAACATTTTTTATTTCCAACAGGAAACGGGCTGTATTTTTATGGAGGAACTTATGACAGGGATCAGCTTCACCATCATATCGATCAGTCAGCAGTGGATCAACTGATCAATGGTTTGTCTGAGTTTTATCCGTATGATTTTGAGATTGCTGAAGTACACTTTGGTTTCCGCCCCACTGTAAAGGACAGAAGGCCGATTATAGGCAGGCACAACGCATTCGGTAATTTATATGTTTTTAATGGATTGGGAGCCCGGGGTATTTTGAATGGATGCTATTTTTCAAGGGATTTATATCGTTTTATTGAAGAAGAAATCCCATTGCATACAGAAGTTTCATTAAACAGGTTCAGTAACAAGCCCTAA
- a CDS encoding SemiSWEET transporter, which yields MDENVLGIIAGVLTSVSMIPQLVKVIKEKNVEDISLLMLLVLISGLSLWVWYGFVKDELPIILSNSFAVLVNLSLLACYIMYNKKEEKH from the coding sequence ATGGATGAAAATGTATTAGGTATCATTGCAGGTGTTCTTACATCCGTTTCTATGATTCCACAACTTGTAAAAGTAATAAAGGAAAAAAATGTAGAAGATATTTCTTTACTTATGCTTTTGGTGCTTATTTCAGGGCTTTCACTCTGGGTATGGTATGGTTTTGTAAAAGACGAGCTTCCTATTATCCTGTCTAATTCATTTGCAGTTTTGGTGAACTTAAGTCTTTTGGCCTGCTATATTATGTACAATAAGAAAGAAGAAAAACATTAA
- a CDS encoding META domain-containing protein: protein MKNLFYYLSALLLMVSITACKTTTAQTTTDITGKTWKLTELNGKPIQLKNPKNNPYFKLDMNGMRYEGHAGCNGLGGTFEIKPDVMRIKFNQGMSTMMACEDLDIENQFTKAILAADNYSVNGNTLTLNKARMAPLAKFVLQ from the coding sequence ATGAAAAATTTATTTTATTATTTATCCGCACTTCTATTGATGGTATCTATAACCGCTTGTAAAACGACCACAGCACAAACAACTACAGATATTACAGGAAAAACCTGGAAGCTTACCGAGCTAAACGGAAAACCTATTCAATTGAAAAATCCGAAAAACAATCCTTACTTTAAACTTGACATGAATGGTATGAGATATGAAGGACATGCAGGATGTAATGGATTAGGGGGCACATTTGAGATCAAACCTGATGTGATGAGAATCAAGTTCAACCAGGGAATGTCTACTATGATGGCTTGTGAAGATCTTGATATCGAAAACCAGTTTACAAAAGCAATTCTTGCCGCAGACAATTATTCTGTAAATGGAAATACACTTACTTTAAACAAAGCAAGAATGGCACCTTTGGCTAAATTTGTACTTCAGTAA
- a CDS encoding DUF4270 family protein yields MTHTLKRTFAVLLLAIFGSTILYNCEPDPDSLGEQLFNQDAAQGKETPYELIAYNIDNHDSIRSDASRLINLLNTQGTSTSIGVLGAFTENKFGMQKASYLTQLRMPTDNFDFNGPNAKVDSVVLVLRMPANTADDTYYLADSLKAPGAYDNNDFLIGNEKVPVSIEKKTYPVRKYGKIGGSSNSMKINVHEITTFIDPSSKTFMRSNVSVSTGALLGSAVFDGNVSSVTVTKKSDNSNVFTGNLGFRMQLDKDFFQTRIIDKKGKPELQDAANFIRYFKGIKISADETDKYLFQFSANDMELIMYYKYDKTDNGVVTRPQTSLAFNLGAANAHIGQYEYNRTGSEVAEALKISSADNGDSKLYVQGMGGPSIGIKIPESTINALKDLYQKDKAGIVSAKIRLYVDPETWSNKHSVAGDRKFTILPADDKKGVDGELVSSAFTPDLLAGFTMYYYNKSPEYYDFVVTKTVKDIVETAAANKTLLINPGSFVKNSSGSLLGPKYTTRAFDMNRTIFTGSLDKTNANRAQLRVTYATKKN; encoded by the coding sequence ATGACTCATACTCTTAAAAGGACATTCGCCGTTCTGTTACTGGCGATTTTCGGAAGTACAATTCTTTATAACTGTGAACCGGATCCGGATTCTCTTGGAGAACAGCTCTTTAATCAGGATGCTGCACAGGGTAAAGAAACTCCCTATGAACTTATTGCTTATAATATCGATAATCATGACAGCATCAGAAGTGATGCTTCAAGACTTATCAATCTGTTGAATACCCAGGGTACCTCTACAAGTATCGGAGTGTTGGGAGCTTTTACAGAAAACAAATTTGGGATGCAGAAGGCTTCTTATCTTACACAGCTGAGAATGCCTACAGATAATTTTGATTTTAACGGACCTAACGCCAAGGTGGATTCTGTTGTTCTGGTGCTGAGAATGCCTGCTAATACAGCTGATGATACCTATTATCTTGCAGATTCATTAAAAGCACCGGGGGCCTATGACAATAATGACTTTCTGATTGGAAATGAAAAAGTGCCTGTTTCTATAGAAAAGAAAACCTATCCTGTTCGTAAATATGGTAAAATCGGAGGTTCATCCAATTCTATGAAGATAAATGTACATGAAATCACTACATTTATAGATCCTAGTTCCAAGACATTTATGCGCTCTAATGTGAGCGTAAGTACCGGAGCACTATTAGGTTCTGCTGTTTTTGATGGGAATGTAAGCAGTGTAACAGTGACCAAAAAGTCTGATAACTCTAATGTATTTACAGGCAATTTAGGATTCAGAATGCAATTGGATAAGGATTTTTTCCAGACTCGTATCATTGATAAAAAAGGCAAACCGGAGCTTCAGGATGCTGCTAACTTTATCAGATATTTTAAAGGGATAAAAATTTCTGCAGATGAAACAGATAAATATCTTTTCCAGTTTTCTGCTAATGACATGGAACTTATCATGTACTATAAATATGATAAAACGGATAATGGTGTTGTAACCAGACCGCAAACATCTCTTGCTTTCAATCTGGGGGCTGCCAACGCTCATATCGGGCAATATGAATACAACAGAACAGGATCAGAGGTTGCTGAGGCATTGAAAATAAGCAGTGCGGATAATGGTGATTCCAAGCTTTATGTGCAGGGAATGGGAGGTCCTTCCATAGGAATTAAAATTCCGGAATCGACTATAAATGCCCTTAAAGATTTGTATCAAAAAGATAAGGCGGGTATTGTAAGTGCTAAAATCAGGCTATATGTAGATCCTGAAACCTGGAGCAATAAACATTCCGTGGCCGGAGATCGTAAATTTACCATTCTTCCTGCAGATGATAAAAAAGGAGTTGATGGAGAATTAGTTTCCTCCGCCTTTACACCTGATCTTTTGGCAGGATTTACAATGTATTATTATAATAAGAGTCCGGAATATTATGATTTTGTAGTAACAAAGACCGTTAAAGATATTGTTGAAACAGCAGCAGCTAATAAGACCCTGCTTATCAATCCGGGTTCGTTTGTTAAAAATTCTTCAGGAAGTCTTTTGGGACCAAAATACACAACCAGGGCTTTTGATATGAACAGAACCATTTTTACAGGATCTCTTGATAAAACAAATGCAAATAGAGCTCAGTTAAGAGTTACTTACGCAACGAAGAAAAATTAA
- the porM gene encoding type IX secretion system motor protein PorM/GldM: protein MAQGKQTPRQKMINLMYLVFIAMMALNIDAEIIRSYYDSTRALNETRTLTEKKNEKIFEKTLEAKAQQVPDTYAQPWAQYKVLKAKIDVLVKSAQDVKVLLKKQSEFHDKDPKTGKDIDVSENFAALNNNEATTEYFFTEGDENSPSKNALDLKAKIDDVRNYINATFGNNPQLRDLVERANKSLIAEYPKGKSPNDKTWFQNKFYHQPLIAAISNLEIIQNDARNVQSDALALLLQEKVDASIKFTSYEPIVSGPVDIQAGKQAEVKVMLGTYSNSNKINISGVSRVENGKGIIPISGAGIGEHKLGGTITLTDASGKPQSFPWTHTYNVIAGPREVKLEKGLLLSADKMNVMYRGLENPVSGSILGADNSKLSLSAPGASVRNTGPGKWVVKPTTGTTVKLTLSGTDPYGKTVSQVFEYRIKNVPPPQGQMRGQNTLSMPATSIPNQTVQAAIPDFDFPVSFTVTQFMVRVPGRAALLIHGNSLNDAAGLIKNLRSGDVVSIFDIKATAQGLEGQTLKNITPILINVQ from the coding sequence ATGGCACAAGGAAAACAGACCCCTCGTCAGAAGATGATCAACCTGATGTATCTGGTGTTCATCGCGATGATGGCCCTCAATATTGATGCAGAAATCATCAGGTCATACTATGACTCTACCAGAGCATTGAATGAAACAAGAACTTTAACAGAAAAAAAGAACGAAAAGATCTTTGAAAAAACACTTGAAGCTAAGGCGCAACAGGTACCAGATACATATGCACAACCCTGGGCACAGTATAAGGTATTGAAAGCTAAAATCGACGTGTTGGTGAAATCTGCTCAGGATGTTAAAGTTTTGTTAAAAAAACAATCTGAATTTCATGATAAAGATCCTAAAACAGGAAAAGATATTGATGTAAGTGAAAATTTTGCTGCATTAAACAATAACGAAGCAACTACTGAGTATTTCTTTACAGAAGGAGATGAAAATTCACCTTCAAAGAATGCATTGGATCTGAAAGCTAAAATTGATGATGTAAGAAATTATATCAATGCAACTTTTGGTAACAACCCTCAGCTTAGAGACCTGGTTGAAAGAGCAAACAAATCTCTTATTGCAGAATATCCTAAAGGAAAATCTCCTAACGATAAGACGTGGTTCCAGAATAAATTCTATCATCAGCCACTGATTGCTGCTATTTCTAACCTGGAGATTATCCAGAATGATGCCAGAAACGTTCAATCTGATGCATTAGCGTTATTACTACAGGAAAAAGTAGATGCAAGCATCAAGTTTACAAGCTACGAGCCAATCGTTTCAGGTCCGGTTGATATTCAGGCAGGTAAACAGGCAGAAGTGAAAGTAATGTTGGGAACTTATTCTAACAGCAATAAGATCAATATTTCCGGAGTAAGCAGAGTAGAAAATGGTAAAGGAATTATTCCAATCTCGGGTGCCGGAATCGGTGAACATAAGCTTGGAGGAACCATTACTTTGACAGACGCTTCAGGTAAACCACAATCTTTCCCTTGGACACATACCTATAACGTAATTGCAGGACCGAGAGAAGTAAAACTTGAAAAAGGATTACTATTATCTGCAGATAAGATGAATGTAATGTATAGAGGTTTGGAGAACCCTGTATCCGGTTCAATCTTAGGTGCTGATAACTCTAAACTTTCATTATCTGCTCCGGGTGCTTCTGTAAGAAATACAGGACCAGGTAAATGGGTGGTAAAACCTACAACAGGTACAACCGTTAAATTGACCCTGTCTGGAACAGATCCTTACGGAAAAACAGTTTCTCAGGTATTTGAGTACAGAATTAAAAATGTACCACCACCTCAGGGACAAATGAGAGGCCAGAATACATTGTCTATGCCGGCTACTTCTATACCGAATCAGACTGTACAGGCAGCTATTCCGGACTTTGACTTCCCGGTTTCATTTACTGTAACTCAATTTATGGTAAGAGTTCCTGGCAGAGCAGCATTGTTAATTCATGGTAACTCATTGAATGATGCCGCAGGATTAATCAAAAATTTAAGAAGTGGAGATGTGGTATCAATTTTTGATATTAAAGCAACAGCTCAAGGTTTGGAAGGTCAAACACTTAAAAACATTACTCCTATATTAATTAATGTTCAATAG
- the porN gene encoding type IX secretion system ring subunit PorN/GldN — MKKYISTLLVLVSGFAFSQTILNASSPEEFRKMREENKQKVGDTIIDKTVKPLEYGFVEDKDILKSMFVWEIIDMNDKINQPFYYDNPDGLLSTPTRSLYQLLLDAALSGKIEQVYDDENFTVKLSPEGIQKRLENVRINDAAIDILNSGRQLTEQEKKEYTDVFKTTTDKVKVLKIMGMWFIDKRDGQMKYRPLGIAAMGPDPAVQGVIGPDGKPIAGNDELIDLFWIFYPNARDILANNYVFNRKNSSADLSFDDIINARRFSSIIYKSSSGLGDGIIKDYIPKDADDQLEESERIKKQILEMENDMWNY; from the coding sequence ATGAAAAAATATATTAGCACCCTTTTAGTATTAGTTTCGGGATTTGCATTTTCCCAGACTATTCTGAATGCTTCTTCTCCGGAAGAGTTCAGAAAGATGAGAGAGGAGAATAAACAAAAAGTTGGTGATACTATTATAGATAAAACAGTAAAGCCTCTTGAATATGGGTTCGTAGAAGATAAAGACATCCTTAAGAGTATGTTTGTTTGGGAGATTATCGATATGAACGATAAAATCAACCAGCCTTTTTATTATGACAATCCGGATGGCCTTCTTTCCACCCCTACAAGATCACTATATCAGCTGTTGCTGGATGCTGCGTTGAGTGGTAAGATTGAACAAGTTTATGATGATGAAAACTTCACCGTAAAACTTTCACCTGAAGGGATCCAAAAAAGATTGGAGAATGTTAGAATTAATGACGCTGCTATCGATATCCTGAACTCCGGAAGACAATTGACGGAGCAGGAGAAAAAAGAATATACCGATGTATTTAAGACAACCACAGATAAAGTAAAAGTTCTTAAAATAATGGGTATGTGGTTCATTGATAAGAGAGACGGACAGATGAAATACAGACCTCTTGGTATTGCAGCCATGGGCCCGGATCCTGCTGTGCAGGGAGTTATTGGTCCTGATGGAAAACCTATTGCAGGAAATGATGAACTTATCGATTTATTCTGGATTTTCTATCCGAATGCAAGGGATATTTTGGCAAACAATTATGTTTTCAACAGAAAAAATTCTTCAGCTGATTTATCTTTCGATGATATTATTAATGCCAGAAGATTTTCTTCTATAATCTATAAATCTTCAAGCGGTTTAGGAGACGGTATAATTAAGGATTATATCCCTAAAGATGCTGACGATCAGCTGGAAGAAAGTGAAAGAATCAAGAAGCAGATCCTTGAAATGGAAAATGATATGTGGAATTACTAA
- the glmS gene encoding glutamine--fructose-6-phosphate transaminase (isomerizing) — MCGIVGYTGFQDAYDIVINGLRRLEYRGYDSAGIVLENEDKKLEVEKTKGKVDDLVSISEGLRGRAKIGMGHTRWATHGVPSDRNSHPHLSNNGKIAIVHNGIIENYDTIKTMLVEKGFTFKSETDTEVLVNLIQYFMELNPEIDFPTAVRYALNEVYGAYAITVLHEDYPGVLVVGRLGSPLAIGIGDKEYFIASDASPFVEFTKEAIYLEEGHMATISLETGVDIRTINENSKIEPEIQQLKLSLEQIEKGGYEHFMLKEIFEQPKSIHDTMRGRLLVGEGIIKMAGIWDHIEKFKNANRIIIIACGTSWHAGLIGEYLIEEYGRIPVEVEYASEFRYRNPIITDRDVVIAISQSGETADTMAALKLAKEKGAFIYGICNVVDSSIARITDAGSYTHAGPEIGVASTKAFTAQLTILTLIAFKLGKHNGNLGNADFMSLIAELDAIPKKVEDVLSSTHEQIQEIAKDFVNATNFLYLGRGYNYPAALEGALKLKEISYIHAEGYPAAEMKHGPIALIDENMPIVIIAPKKGHYDKIVSNVQEIKARKGKIIAVVNKGDRQVSEMADYVIEIPETSECFSPIVASVPLQLLAYYIAVYRGANVDQPRNLAKSVTVE, encoded by the coding sequence ATGTGCGGAATAGTAGGATATACAGGTTTTCAGGATGCCTATGATATTGTTATCAATGGTCTTAGAAGATTAGAATACAGAGGATATGACAGTGCCGGTATTGTTTTGGAAAATGAAGATAAGAAACTGGAAGTTGAAAAAACAAAAGGTAAAGTAGATGATCTGGTGAGTATTTCAGAAGGGTTGAGAGGAAGAGCAAAGATTGGAATGGGGCATACCCGTTGGGCAACCCATGGGGTACCAAGTGACAGAAACTCACACCCGCATTTATCAAACAATGGGAAAATAGCAATTGTACACAATGGTATTATTGAAAATTATGATACCATTAAAACAATGCTTGTTGAAAAAGGATTTACTTTCAAATCGGAAACAGATACAGAAGTACTGGTTAATCTTATCCAGTATTTTATGGAATTGAATCCGGAAATAGATTTCCCGACTGCCGTGAGGTATGCATTGAATGAAGTGTATGGAGCGTATGCCATTACAGTTCTTCATGAGGATTATCCGGGTGTTTTGGTAGTAGGAAGATTAGGATCTCCTTTAGCAATAGGCATTGGGGATAAGGAATACTTTATTGCTTCCGATGCCTCCCCTTTTGTGGAATTCACAAAAGAAGCAATCTACCTGGAGGAAGGACATATGGCTACTATTTCCTTAGAAACAGGGGTAGACATCAGGACAATCAATGAAAACTCTAAAATCGAGCCGGAAATCCAACAGCTTAAACTGAGTCTGGAGCAGATTGAAAAAGGTGGCTATGAGCATTTTATGCTTAAAGAAATTTTTGAGCAACCTAAATCTATACATGATACCATGAGAGGGAGATTACTTGTAGGAGAAGGGATCATTAAAATGGCCGGAATCTGGGATCATATAGAAAAATTCAAAAACGCCAACAGAATTATCATCATCGCCTGCGGAACTTCCTGGCATGCCGGCCTTATCGGTGAATACCTTATCGAAGAATATGGAAGAATTCCTGTAGAAGTAGAATATGCTTCTGAGTTCAGATACAGAAACCCTATCATCACAGACAGAGACGTTGTAATTGCCATTTCTCAATCAGGAGAGACGGCTGATACTATGGCTGCTTTAAAACTGGCAAAAGAGAAGGGAGCATTTATATACGGGATCTGTAATGTGGTAGACTCTTCTATTGCCAGAATTACAGACGCCGGTTCTTATACTCATGCAGGTCCGGAGATTGGTGTTGCTTCTACAAAAGCATTTACAGCCCAGCTTACAATTCTTACTTTAATTGCATTTAAATTAGGGAAACATAACGGGAACCTAGGAAACGCAGATTTCATGAGTCTGATTGCTGAATTAGATGCTATTCCGAAGAAAGTGGAAGATGTATTGAGCTCTACACATGAACAGATCCAGGAGATAGCAAAAGATTTTGTAAATGCTACGAATTTCCTTTATCTGGGAAGAGGGTACAATTATCCTGCAGCATTGGAAGGAGCCTTAAAGTTAAAAGAAATTTCCTATATTCACGCAGAAGGATACCCTGCAGCAGAAATGAAGCATGGTCCTATTGCCCTGATTGATGAGAATATGCCGATTGTTATTATAGCTCCTAAGAAAGGACATTATGACAAAATTGTGAGTAACGTTCAGGAAATCAAGGCGAGAAAAGGAAAAATTATTGCCGTTGTTAACAAAGGTGATCGTCAGGTGAGCGAAATGGCAGACTATGTCATTGAAATTCCGGAAACATCAGAATGTTTCTCACCTATTGTGGCTTCAGTGCCTTTACAGCTGCTTGCTTACTATATTGCTGTATATAGAGGAGCCAACGTAGATCAACCGAGAAATCTGGCGAAATCTGTAACCGTGGAATAA